From Anaerohalosphaera lusitana, one genomic window encodes:
- the dinB gene encoding DNA polymerase IV, whose protein sequence is MAKRKRNIIHVDMDAFFASVEIHDKPELAGKCVIVGGSAEGRGVVSAASYEARKYGVHSAMPTAQAKRLCPNGIFLPVRMGRYKEFSLAIREIFFRFTPLVEPLSVDEAFLDVTDSKRIWGSAEQIGRLIKKTIHEETGLVASVGIAPNKFLAKLASDLDKPDGFFVITEENKLDVLRGLDIGRMWGVGKVTGKKLQDQGIRTFGDLQDRDVESLRYLLGNAAEDLKKLSMGEDEREVEISSQAKSISQEETFETDVGDKDVLAEVLLGQVEKVAMRLRDAGLRAGGVTLKFRYGNFKTITRSHKLGRPTHSTSTLFAVGREVFEKWWRSSGGPLRLLGFGVDRLSEERSGQLELFEENEDGKQDKVDKAVDEIKKKFGNGVIKRGGA, encoded by the coding sequence ATGGCCAAGCGGAAACGAAACATAATTCATGTGGACATGGATGCATTTTTTGCGTCCGTGGAGATACATGACAAGCCCGAACTGGCGGGTAAATGCGTGATCGTGGGCGGCAGTGCGGAAGGGCGGGGCGTGGTGTCCGCTGCATCGTATGAGGCAAGAAAGTACGGAGTCCATTCTGCCATGCCGACTGCACAGGCGAAAAGGTTGTGCCCGAATGGGATATTTCTGCCCGTGCGAATGGGGCGGTACAAGGAGTTTTCACTGGCAATAAGGGAGATTTTTTTCAGGTTCACGCCCCTGGTGGAACCGCTGTCGGTGGACGAGGCATTCCTGGATGTGACGGATTCTAAGAGGATCTGGGGTTCCGCCGAGCAAATAGGCCGGCTGATAAAGAAGACTATCCATGAGGAAACAGGCCTGGTGGCATCTGTGGGCATTGCTCCGAACAAGTTTCTTGCAAAACTTGCCTCCGATCTCGATAAGCCTGACGGTTTTTTTGTTATAACGGAGGAGAACAAACTGGATGTTCTGCGCGGGCTCGATATAGGGCGAATGTGGGGCGTAGGTAAGGTTACCGGCAAAAAGCTGCAGGATCAAGGAATCAGAACCTTTGGAGACCTGCAGGACAGGGATGTGGAGAGTTTGCGGTATCTGCTGGGTAATGCGGCTGAGGACCTCAAAAAACTCAGCATGGGCGAGGATGAACGGGAAGTGGAAATCAGTTCTCAGGCTAAGAGCATTTCCCAGGAAGAGACGTTCGAGACGGATGTAGGGGATAAGGATGTTCTGGCGGAGGTGCTGCTGGGGCAGGTTGAGAAGGTTGCGATGCGGCTGCGGGATGCCGGCCTGCGTGCCGGCGGAGTGACGCTGAAGTTCCGTTACGGCAATTTTAAGACGATCACGAGGTCACATAAACTCGGCAGACCGACGCATTCGACGAGTACGCTTTTTGCAGTCGGGCGGGAGGTTTTTGAGAAGTGGTGGCGGAGCAGCGGCGGACCCTTACGACTTCTTGGGTTCGGCGTGGACAGGCTCAGCGAAGAGCGGAGCGGTCAGTTGGAGCTGTTCGAGGAAAATGAGGACGGCAAGCAGGACAAGGTCGACAAGGCGGTGGACGAGATCAAGAAAAAGTTTGGAAACGGGGTGATCAAGCGGGGCGGAGCTTGA
- a CDS encoding HAD family hydrolase, translating to MVKLVIFDMDDTLYDEVDYCRSGFNAAARYLSKKSHLPDSVSVQAIADELWHQFTAGNTTRTFNAALDKFDLPYDMDLIKRLITAYREHKPRINLPYDSKMTLDTLSQQYDLALLTDGFLPAQRLKVKALDIEKYFKCIVFTEEMGREYWKPHPAGFEKILKKLAVEPCNAVYFADNVAKDFIAPNKLGMSSIRLIRPNGVHHGEPASPEAAPDHTITDIKDLPGLLEKL from the coding sequence GTGGTAAAACTCGTCATTTTTGACATGGACGACACGCTCTACGACGAGGTAGATTACTGCCGGAGCGGGTTCAATGCCGCCGCCCGCTACCTTAGCAAGAAGTCACATTTGCCTGATTCGGTCAGTGTTCAGGCAATTGCAGATGAATTGTGGCACCAGTTCACAGCCGGCAACACTACACGTACATTCAACGCAGCCCTGGACAAATTCGATTTGCCCTATGATATGGACCTGATCAAGCGACTTATCACCGCATATCGCGAACATAAACCCCGGATAAACCTGCCTTATGACAGCAAAATGACACTTGATACGCTGTCACAGCAGTACGATCTGGCGCTTTTAACAGACGGATTTTTGCCCGCTCAGAGGCTCAAAGTTAAAGCATTGGATATTGAAAAATACTTCAAGTGCATCGTTTTCACAGAGGAAATGGGGCGAGAATACTGGAAACCGCACCCGGCTGGTTTCGAGAAGATACTCAAAAAGTTGGCTGTAGAGCCTTGTAACGCTGTTTATTTCGCTGACAACGTGGCTAAAGACTTCATTGCTCCAAATAAGCTGGGTATGTCCTCTATTCGCCTGATCCGTCCTAACGGTGTCCACCATGGCGAACCAGCCTCTCCGGAAGCAGCCCCGGATCATACGATCACTGATATCAAGGACCTGCCCGGCCTGTTGGAAAAACTGTAA
- a CDS encoding NAD(P)H-hydrate epimerase has translation MAKVFNVRKYSPGDSVLSREEVRKFDEWAIEQIGVPSCVLMENAGRGCAEVILEHLGDVENPKVCIFAGIGNNGGDGFVIARHLADAGCDVKVVTCGDQSKIKGDAKTNLDIVCKMEIGVFQLDMGLYGLDKRVEHFAKDSDIIVDALFGTGLKGALRGNYPELIDDINKLGKSVVAVDIPSGLNCNKGVPTEKQLAIKANFTVTFAAAKRGFTSTASREYTGDVYVAGIGIEPVRM, from the coding sequence ATGGCAAAGGTTTTCAACGTCAGAAAATATTCCCCCGGAGATAGTGTTTTATCGCGAGAAGAAGTTCGCAAATTTGACGAATGGGCGATCGAGCAAATAGGTGTGCCCAGTTGCGTTCTAATGGAAAACGCAGGCAGGGGATGTGCGGAAGTGATACTGGAGCATCTTGGTGATGTTGAAAACCCGAAAGTTTGTATCTTCGCGGGAATCGGCAACAACGGCGGAGACGGTTTTGTGATCGCAAGGCATCTTGCAGACGCAGGTTGTGACGTGAAAGTTGTGACATGCGGGGATCAGAGCAAGATAAAAGGTGATGCCAAAACTAACCTGGATATAGTATGCAAGATGGAGATCGGCGTATTCCAGCTTGATATGGGCCTCTACGGCCTCGACAAGCGGGTCGAGCATTTTGCAAAAGACAGTGACATTATTGTGGACGCTTTGTTCGGGACAGGGCTGAAGGGCGCATTGAGAGGCAACTACCCGGAATTGATCGATGACATAAATAAGTTAGGCAAGAGTGTTGTCGCAGTGGACATACCCTCTGGGTTGAATTGCAACAAGGGCGTCCCGACAGAAAAACAGCTCGCCATCAAAGCGAATTTTACCGTTACGTTTGCAGCAGCAAAACGCGGTTTCACTTCGACGGCGAGCCGTGAATATACGGGCGACGTTTATGTCGCCGGCATAGGGATCGAGCCGGTCAGGATGTAG
- a CDS encoding YihY/virulence factor BrkB family protein, giving the protein MNYTTPFKFAKIVITNFLEDEAIVRGAGLAFFTTLSLAPILTILLAIAGFISPQAQQELIESINDQVGPQVAKALEVVIKNASERQLAGKISVILSTGLLFFSATAVFVQLQKSINRIWGVRAQPQSRIWGWIRKRLMSLGMVLGIGTVILLSIVVSTVLTIILTGLTEIVDFAATLLVFVLLFALIFKFLPDVKISWKNVSVAAFSTAALFAIGRYALLYYFSHTTAGSAYGAAGSLFVLLLWVYYSSLIFFLGAEITHVYATGFGEEIEPADYAEYTKNHEDQKKRIRDALK; this is encoded by the coding sequence ATGAATTACACAACGCCGTTCAAATTTGCGAAGATCGTCATAACGAACTTTCTCGAAGACGAAGCGATCGTACGCGGAGCCGGGCTTGCATTCTTCACTACGCTTTCGCTGGCACCGATACTCACGATACTGCTTGCAATCGCAGGTTTCATCAGCCCTCAGGCTCAGCAGGAGCTGATAGAATCGATCAATGATCAGGTCGGGCCCCAGGTTGCGAAAGCTCTGGAAGTCGTCATAAAAAATGCATCCGAAAGACAGCTTGCCGGAAAGATATCAGTAATTCTGAGCACCGGTTTGCTGTTTTTTTCAGCTACCGCGGTCTTTGTTCAACTGCAAAAATCCATTAACAGGATATGGGGTGTTAGAGCCCAGCCGCAAAGCAGGATTTGGGGATGGATCAGAAAGCGTCTTATGTCCCTGGGCATGGTACTTGGAATAGGGACAGTAATACTGCTCTCGATAGTTGTCAGTACTGTCCTGACCATAATATTGACGGGTTTGACTGAAATAGTTGACTTCGCTGCGACACTTCTGGTTTTTGTTTTACTTTTTGCGCTGATCTTCAAGTTTCTGCCGGATGTCAAGATCAGTTGGAAGAATGTTTCAGTAGCGGCGTTTTCAACTGCAGCATTATTTGCTATAGGCCGGTACGCCCTGCTCTACTATTTTTCACATACCACTGCAGGGTCAGCGTATGGAGCAGCAGGCTCTCTGTTCGTACTTCTGCTTTGGGTTTACTATTCCTCGCTCATCTTTTTTCTTGGGGCAGAGATCACCCATGTCTATGCGACCGGTTTCGGGGAAGAGATCGAGCCTGCAGACTACGCAGAGTACACAAAAAACCATGAAGATCAGAAGAAACGCATTCGAGATGCCCTGAAATAA
- a CDS encoding IS3 family transposase (programmed frameshift) → MKRKNHSPEQIVKMLRQADAVIGSGGTVQQACRELGISEATYYNWRKQYGRMKLDQVKQLKALQKENAQLKKLVADQALDNAILKEALFGKLLSPARRRKAARHVQKSLAVSERRACKVIGQPRASQRYKPQQQPTNTALTSKIIELAKEHQSYGYRFITAKLRQHGWRVNHKRVQRIWRKEALQVPHRRKGRKTKGNSDNSCSVQKADYKDHVWTYDFVSDQSEDGRSLKFLTVLDEFTRESLTIEVGRSIKSGDVVETLEYLFAVRGVPGFIRSDNGPEFVASAIKKKLGKKNVETLYIEKGQPWENGFIESFNGKFRDEVLNRELFYSVKEAKVIVEQWRMEYNNHRPHSGLDYATPAEFAATCIASASPTAQLQQYTTDEKDNSLTVAGT, encoded by the exons ATGAAACGCAAGAATCACAGTCCCGAACAGATTGTCAAGATGCTCCGCCAGGCGGATGCTGTAATCGGCTCCGGCGGTACGGTCCAGCAGGCCTGCCGTGAGCTGGGCATCAGCGAGGCGACCTACTACAACTGGCGCAAGCAATACGGCCGCATGAAGCTCGACCAGGTCAAGCAGCTCAAGGCCCTGCAAAAAGAGAACGCCCAGCTCAAAAAGCTCGTTGCCGACCAGGCACTGGACAACGCCATACTCAAAGAGGCGCTTT TCGGGAAATTACTGAGCCCGGCCCGGAGACGCAAAGCGGCCAGGCATGTTCAAAAGAGTCTGGCCGTATCCGAGCGTCGGGCATGCAAGGTGATAGGTCAGCCGCGAGCCAGCCAGCGGTATAAACCTCAGCAGCAGCCAACGAACACGGCACTGACCAGCAAGATAATCGAGCTGGCAAAGGAACACCAAAGCTACGGCTACAGGTTTATAACGGCCAAGCTTCGTCAGCATGGCTGGCGTGTAAATCATAAACGAGTTCAACGAATATGGCGAAAGGAAGCATTACAGGTGCCTCACAGACGCAAAGGACGAAAAACGAAAGGCAACAGCGACAACAGCTGCAGCGTGCAAAAAGCCGACTACAAGGACCATGTCTGGACGTATGATTTCGTCAGCGACCAGAGCGAGGACGGTCGCAGTCTGAAGTTTCTCACGGTGCTCGATGAGTTCACGCGTGAGTCGCTTACGATAGAAGTAGGCAGGTCGATCAAGTCGGGCGATGTGGTTGAAACGCTGGAATACCTGTTTGCGGTCCGAGGCGTGCCTGGGTTTATACGTAGCGACAACGGGCCGGAATTTGTGGCTAGTGCGATCAAGAAGAAGCTCGGCAAAAAGAACGTCGAAACGCTTTATATCGAGAAGGGTCAGCCGTGGGAAAATGGCTTCATCGAATCGTTCAACGGCAAGTTCAGAGATGAGGTGCTCAATCGTGAGCTGTTTTATTCGGTTAAGGAAGCGAAAGTGATTGTCGAACAGTGGCGGATGGAATATAATAACCATCGGCCGCACAGCGGGCTGGACTACGCGACCCCGGCCGAGTTCGCCGCCACGTGCATTGCTTCCGCTTCGCCTACGGCTCAGCTACAGCAATATACGACAGATGAGAAGGACAACTCTCTAACAGTAGCTGGTACATAA
- a CDS encoding sensor histidine kinase, with the protein MMDSLDNSTNKSVPDQSSTAVGELIGQLEDFETSQLEMLQCLQDLPNCRQADQTLDQLLEKLDTTSAKLDSLRQRLDPKFNDPALSSNDTVETTIFDYVSDGVIILEAGKPTYVNKKAALILTDSEGIELAEITKIISELGLTEMLETEQTEQIELKRPSGKYLNIQHHTIDSSQKKSVFIIEDRTEKIAGKKAKSDFIAAISHELRTPVTCIRNAVSNILAGVTGKVNPKTRTYLEKVRSDCHRFSNLVSDLLDVSKLETGVMPLNREPVRLASLIRQTTERMRHLADEKNINLEFTTCPPCSSIYADPQRLPQSLSNILDNAIKFTPAEGRVTVEVSETTDNLTIAIKDTGIGIPKSLQPRIFEKFYQIGRQAGAGYKGAGLGLPLSKGIVEAHGGAISLESTEKQGSTFFLTMPRTDPAQLLKKRLSQLEEQVTHTGETATLMLVTAPDEANEQITERMIDLPGAVDAVLSEEDHILETSKGEVLILFCDKRSAARKKHDKIRKILHEQMNNSFGALPHMPMVGVGRYPGNATRIDKLEEAVRENLKE; encoded by the coding sequence ATGATGGACAGTTTAGACAATAGCACGAACAAATCAGTTCCGGATCAGTCTTCAACCGCTGTGGGTGAACTGATCGGACAGCTTGAGGATTTTGAAACGTCTCAGTTGGAAATGCTCCAGTGTCTGCAGGACCTGCCAAATTGCAGACAGGCAGATCAGACACTCGACCAGCTTCTGGAAAAACTGGACACCACCTCAGCAAAACTCGATTCACTGCGTCAAAGACTTGATCCTAAATTCAACGACCCCGCTTTGTCATCGAACGACACGGTAGAGACTACCATTTTCGACTATGTTTCGGACGGAGTCATTATCCTGGAAGCGGGCAAACCAACATATGTTAATAAAAAAGCGGCTTTGATATTGACTGATTCAGAGGGAATTGAGCTCGCAGAGATAACGAAGATAATAAGCGAGCTGGGCCTTACGGAGATGCTCGAAACTGAACAGACAGAGCAGATAGAGCTCAAACGCCCTTCCGGGAAATATCTCAATATTCAGCATCACACGATCGATTCCTCACAGAAGAAATCTGTTTTCATCATTGAGGATCGCACTGAAAAGATCGCCGGTAAAAAGGCCAAGAGCGATTTTATCGCTGCGATAAGCCACGAGCTTCGCACTCCGGTCACGTGCATCCGAAACGCAGTGTCGAACATACTTGCGGGCGTCACCGGCAAGGTGAATCCTAAAACACGGACATATCTTGAAAAGGTTCGCAGTGACTGTCATCGCTTTTCCAATCTCGTAAGTGACCTGCTGGATGTTTCCAAACTTGAAACAGGCGTAATGCCCCTCAATCGAGAACCAGTTCGCCTTGCCAGTCTTATCCGGCAAACCACGGAACGTATGCGTCACCTGGCAGACGAAAAAAACATTAACCTTGAATTCACAACTTGCCCGCCCTGTTCGAGCATCTACGCGGACCCTCAGCGTCTGCCGCAGTCGTTGAGCAATATACTGGACAACGCGATAAAGTTCACTCCGGCTGAGGGCAGGGTCACAGTGGAAGTATCTGAAACGACCGATAATCTTACGATCGCAATTAAAGACACAGGAATCGGCATACCTAAATCTCTGCAGCCTCGCATATTTGAAAAGTTCTATCAGATCGGGCGTCAGGCAGGTGCTGGTTACAAGGGTGCTGGACTGGGTCTGCCTCTCAGTAAAGGCATTGTCGAAGCGCACGGCGGAGCTATTTCTCTTGAGAGCACCGAAAAGCAGGGATCCACTTTTTTCTTAACCATGCCCAGGACCGATCCCGCCCAACTGCTTAAAAAACGGCTTTCACAACTTGAGGAACAGGTAACCCATACAGGTGAAACGGCGACGCTCATGCTCGTTACAGCGCCTGATGAAGCCAATGAACAAATCACAGAGAGGATGATCGATCTGCCTGGTGCTGTTGATGCAGTATTGTCGGAAGAAGATCACATCCTTGAAACAAGCAAAGGTGAAGTTTTGATCCTCTTCTGTGACAAGAGGTCTGCAGCACGTAAAAAGCATGATAAAATCAGAAAAATTCTGCACGAACAGATGAATAATAGCTTTGGTGCCCTCCCTCATATGCCGATGGTGGGTGTAGGTCGTTACCCTGGCAATGCAACAAGGATCGATAAGCTCGAAGAAGCCGTTAGGGAAAACCTTAAAGAATAA
- a CDS encoding response regulator transcription factor, whose product MFEFLFGNKKAKKTKILIVDDEPNIVQTLKDRLEMNEYAVLTAENGKEGLDTATAEKPDIILLDVIMPIMDGHEMLEALRKQPDCEDISVIMLTARSQTQDIARANACGIEDYIVKPFDLSELLEKIERLVEHKKAVLK is encoded by the coding sequence ATGTTTGAGTTCCTGTTTGGAAACAAGAAAGCTAAAAAGACAAAAATCCTTATCGTTGACGACGAGCCGAATATCGTCCAGACGCTGAAGGACCGACTGGAAATGAATGAGTACGCTGTACTGACAGCCGAAAACGGCAAGGAAGGTCTGGACACAGCGACAGCGGAAAAGCCTGACATTATACTTCTTGACGTCATCATGCCCATAATGGACGGGCATGAGATGCTCGAAGCCCTTCGCAAACAGCCTGACTGCGAGGACATTTCTGTAATCATGCTCACCGCCCGCAGCCAGACGCAGGATATTGCCCGGGCCAATGCGTGCGGCATCGAGGACTATATAGTAAAACCGTTCGACCTGAGTGAACTGCTGGAAAAGATAGAGCGCCTCGTCGAACACAAAAAGGCCGTGCTCAAATAA
- the surE gene encoding 5'/3'-nucleotidase SurE — protein sequence MTALRKKKKMHILLTNDDGIFSPGLFAIYKRLCEIAEVTVVAPAEVMSGASHSISLIPLTCDKVELTGKFSGYSIEGSPADCVKLGMTEIIKDKVDLVVSGINYGANVGIHVHYSGTVAAAMEGAFFGAPAIALSAAYEEDMDMDKISEYCASVVKKLLPLRPGDVMNVNIPRLSKGQPKGLVVVPHSTSGYEETYAAEQDSRGRVKYRITGGPARKEDLVTDVTSLSKGYITVTALHFNMTDEVRNADLKEIETHKEIE from the coding sequence ATGACAGCTTTGAGGAAAAAGAAGAAAATGCATATTCTGCTGACTAATGATGATGGGATATTTTCCCCTGGTTTGTTTGCGATATACAAGCGTTTGTGTGAAATTGCTGAAGTAACAGTCGTTGCACCTGCCGAGGTGATGAGCGGAGCAAGTCACAGCATCAGTCTGATCCCCCTGACATGTGACAAGGTCGAGCTCACCGGCAAGTTCAGCGGATACAGCATCGAAGGCTCGCCTGCCGATTGCGTGAAACTGGGTATGACCGAGATCATCAAAGATAAGGTGGACCTCGTTGTTTCAGGGATCAATTACGGTGCGAACGTGGGTATACACGTGCATTACAGCGGTACGGTCGCTGCTGCTATGGAAGGGGCCTTCTTCGGTGCCCCGGCAATCGCACTCAGTGCCGCATATGAGGAAGATATGGATATGGACAAAATATCCGAATACTGTGCCTCTGTTGTCAAAAAGCTCCTGCCTTTACGCCCGGGCGATGTTATGAACGTAAACATACCAAGGCTCTCGAAGGGGCAGCCGAAGGGGCTGGTTGTCGTCCCTCATTCTACGAGCGGATATGAAGAAACCTATGCAGCAGAACAAGATTCCAGGGGCCGAGTAAAATACCGCATAACCGGCGGACCTGCAAGGAAAGAGGATCTTGTGACGGATGTAACTTCGTTGAGCAAGGGATACATTACAGTAACGGCACTGCATTTCAACATGACCGACGAGGTGCGAAATGCTGATCTGAAAGAGATTGAGACACACAAGGAGATTGAATGA
- a CDS encoding NAD(P)-dependent alcohol dehydrogenase, producing MKAFVMKKIGSVGVVDKDIPEPGPNDALIKTTAALVCTSDVHTVSGAIGEKTNRTLGHEAVGVIEKLGDAVEGFSQGQRVAVNAITPDYRCDNCLRGYTSQCTTMLGGWKFANMKDGNMAEYFLVNDAQANLALIPDELTDEQAAYCCDMLSTGFMGAEHANIPIGGTVAVFAQGPVGLMATAGARLQGAGYVIAVESIPERQELAKKYGADVVVDYTREDPVEKIMELTDGAGVDSAIEALGAQVSFEGCVKVTRPGGTISNIGYHGEGDYIELPRMAWGVGMSDKTIRTGLCPGGKERMARLMRLIQNGRVDPTLMTTHRFGFDEIEKAFEMMKTKEDGIIKPLITF from the coding sequence ATGAAAGCTTTTGTAATGAAGAAAATAGGAAGCGTCGGCGTTGTTGACAAGGACATACCCGAGCCGGGGCCTAACGATGCGCTGATAAAGACGACTGCGGCGCTTGTATGCACTTCGGATGTTCATACGGTCAGCGGCGCGATCGGTGAAAAGACCAACCGAACGCTCGGCCATGAAGCAGTTGGCGTGATCGAGAAGCTGGGTGATGCCGTTGAAGGCTTCAGTCAAGGTCAGCGGGTCGCTGTAAATGCGATCACGCCCGACTACCGATGTGATAATTGTTTGCGCGGATACACGTCACAGTGTACGACAATGCTGGGCGGCTGGAAATTTGCGAACATGAAAGATGGAAACATGGCTGAGTATTTCCTCGTGAATGATGCACAGGCCAACCTGGCGCTGATACCGGACGAACTGACTGATGAACAGGCAGCTTACTGCTGTGATATGCTCTCTACCGGCTTCATGGGCGCCGAGCACGCAAACATACCGATAGGCGGAACGGTTGCCGTATTCGCCCAGGGTCCGGTTGGACTGATGGCAACAGCGGGCGCCCGGCTGCAGGGGGCAGGATATGTTATCGCAGTAGAATCGATCCCTGAACGGCAGGAACTTGCCAAAAAGTACGGTGCCGATGTCGTAGTAGACTACACAAGAGAGGATCCGGTTGAAAAGATCATGGAACTGACAGACGGGGCTGGAGTAGATTCGGCGATAGAGGCTCTTGGTGCGCAGGTAAGCTTCGAAGGGTGCGTTAAAGTGACCCGACCAGGCGGTACGATCAGCAACATCGGCTATCACGGCGAGGGCGATTATATTGAGTTGCCCCGTATGGCCTGGGGTGTCGGAATGAGCGACAAAACCATACGGACCGGGCTATGCCCCGGCGGTAAGGAGCGCATGGCTCGATTGATGCGTCTTATCCAGAACGGCAGGGTCGATCCAACCCTTATGACAACCCACCGATTCGGTTTTGATGAAATTGAAAAAGCATTCGAAATGATGAAAACAAAAGAGGATGGCATTATAAAACCATTGATAACGTTCTGA
- a CDS encoding cupredoxin domain-containing protein — protein MRQENVGKLAWSVVGFILMVIVLFAVVRYSGQDVVDQGEHAGHEHGSEAEQAGPQGRGSVAVNGAAENGSMELSGTVQDGVRVVEVTAKQFRFEPGRIVVKKGENVKLKITSVDVTHGFALNEFGIDVKLEPEKPVEVTLTAKEAGTYPFQCSVYCGRGHMQMDGELVVIE, from the coding sequence ATGCGACAGGAGAATGTTGGCAAACTGGCATGGTCAGTTGTTGGATTCATACTGATGGTCATCGTGCTGTTTGCGGTTGTTCGCTACAGTGGTCAGGATGTAGTTGACCAGGGAGAGCATGCCGGGCATGAGCATGGCAGCGAAGCTGAGCAGGCAGGGCCTCAGGGTAGGGGCAGCGTAGCCGTAAACGGAGCCGCGGAAAATGGGAGTATGGAGCTATCAGGCACGGTTCAGGACGGCGTCCGGGTTGTTGAGGTCACAGCAAAGCAGTTTAGATTTGAACCGGGCCGCATCGTAGTGAAGAAGGGCGAGAACGTAAAGCTGAAGATTACAAGTGTTGATGTGACGCACGGCTTCGCACTGAATGAGTTCGGGATTGACGTAAAGCTCGAACCTGAGAAGCCGGTAGAAGTGACCCTTACAGCGAAAGAAGCTGGAACATACCCGTTTCAGTGTTCGGTCTATTGCGGCAGGGGGCACATGCAGATGGATGGAGAGCTTGTCGTGATCGAGTGA
- a CDS encoding ferric reductase-like transmembrane domain-containing protein, which produces MQTTDYRYRLGWLDSRFWAVVLVTVYMLVAAGPAVLSVFFQPGGDEPVLVEIGFAAALTGFSLICLQVLLAGRFHGVDRPFGLDCVMNFHKAMGAFAACLLLAHPVLLALGFQSWGLFGLDTGWQVNLGKAALAIAIVGVPFSLTFLKLGVDYNIWRVIHKGMILIVLLGFLHGLFIGPDLRIPAVRWYWIGLFSVTAAVYLYRNIYVPRWGRRRFDITEVKQTTHDTWTLTFKPKDDGTIWRNPGQFMFVKFKRPGRKSEQHPFTIAAGPEDDDLLQATIKESGNFTNTIGQTKAGDQANIEAPYGRFSIAYHDVKEILFIAGGIGITPIMSMIRHLRDSGDQRPVKLIWGVKTEQDIVFRDELESLGANFEVTYVLSRPGEDWNGESGYVTAEVIDKYSKDMLRSADVFLCGPPVMMDKVIAALRKLRVDDKRIHYERFTI; this is translated from the coding sequence ATGCAAACGACGGACTACAGATATAGGCTGGGCTGGTTGGACTCGCGTTTTTGGGCAGTGGTTCTGGTTACAGTTTACATGCTGGTCGCGGCGGGTCCGGCGGTACTGTCGGTTTTCTTTCAGCCCGGCGGAGATGAGCCCGTGCTTGTAGAAATTGGATTCGCGGCGGCTCTTACAGGTTTTTCACTGATCTGCCTCCAGGTTCTGCTTGCGGGACGGTTTCACGGCGTTGACAGACCTTTCGGGTTGGATTGCGTAATGAATTTTCACAAGGCGATGGGAGCTTTTGCGGCGTGTTTGCTTCTGGCGCATCCGGTTTTGCTTGCACTGGGTTTTCAGAGCTGGGGACTATTTGGACTGGATACCGGCTGGCAGGTTAATCTGGGCAAGGCGGCACTGGCGATTGCAATTGTGGGAGTCCCATTCTCGCTGACGTTTCTGAAGTTGGGCGTAGATTATAACATCTGGCGTGTCATCCACAAAGGCATGATACTGATCGTGCTGCTTGGGTTCCTGCATGGCCTTTTCATAGGCCCTGACCTGCGGATCCCTGCGGTTCGCTGGTACTGGATCGGTCTGTTTAGCGTCACCGCAGCAGTTTACCTTTACAGAAACATCTACGTACCCCGTTGGGGCAGACGGCGGTTCGACATCACTGAAGTCAAACAGACCACGCATGACACCTGGACGTTGACGTTCAAGCCCAAAGATGACGGAACGATCTGGCGCAATCCCGGGCAGTTCATGTTCGTCAAATTCAAACGTCCCGGACGCAAATCGGAACAGCACCCGTTTACAATAGCGGCAGGCCCTGAAGATGACGACCTGCTGCAGGCCACGATAAAAGAATCCGGCAATTTCACCAACACCATAGGACAGACAAAGGCGGGCGATCAGGCAAACATCGAGGCGCCTTACGGACGCTTCAGCATTGCATACCACGATGTCAAAGAGATCCTCTTCATTGCCGGCGGTATAGGCATCACGCCCATAATGAGCATGATCCGTCATCTGCGGGACAGCGGTGATCAGCGGCCGGTCAAGCTGATCTGGGGAGTCAAAACCGAACAAGACATCGTTTTTCGCGATGAGCTCGAAAGCTTGGGAGCAAATTTTGAAGTTACGTATGTGTTGAGCCGGCCGGGTGAAGACTGGAACGGTGAGAGCGGCTACGTGACTGCCGAGGTCATCGACAAATATTCTAAGGACATGCTGAGAAGCGCAGATGTATTTCTGTGCGGGCCGCCGGTAATGATGGATAAGGTGATAGCTGCCCTGAGAAAGCTCCGAGTGGATGACAAACGAATACACTATGAACGGTTCACAATATAG